The following proteins are encoded in a genomic region of Neomonachus schauinslandi chromosome 7, ASM220157v2, whole genome shotgun sequence:
- the LOC110581176 gene encoding olfactory receptor 2M4-like, whose protein sequence is MAWENQTFNSDFILLGIFNHSRTHIFLFSLVLGVFTVAFIGNTVMILLIYLDTQLHTAMYFLLSQLSLTDLMLICTTVPKMAFNYLSGRKSISLAGCGDQIFLYVSLLGAECFLLATMAYDFYVAICHPLQYSVFLNHKIYCVMVVSSWIVGFLDGIIVIAVALSFPYCGAREIPHFFCDVPALLTLSCTNTLLFERLMFICHVIILLFLVAVIIVSYVHVIVAVIHMGSGEGPQKGFATCSSHLMVVGMYYGATMFIYMWSVSDHFPTQDKMVSAFYTILTPMLNLLIYSFTTRKWPEHS, encoded by the coding sequence ATGGCATGGGAGAATCAGACCTTCAACTCAGACTTCATCCTACTGGGAATCTTCAATCACAGCCGCACCCacatcttcctcttctctctggtCTTGGGTGTCTTCACAGTGGCCTTCATTGGAAACACTGTCATGATTCTCCTCATCTACCTGGACACCCAGCTTCACACAGCCATGTACTTCCTCCTCAGTCAACTGTCCCTCACGGACCTCATGCTCATCTGCACCACTGTACCCAAGATGGCTTTCAATTACTTGTCTGGCAGGAAGTCCATCTCTCTGGCTGGTTGTGGAGACCAGATATTCTTATATGTGTCCCTGCTTGGAGCAGAATGTTTCCTGTTGGCTACAATGGCTTATGACTTTTATGTTGCCATTTGTCACCCATTACAATACTCAGTTTTCCTGAACCATAAAATCTATTGTGTTATGGTTGTTTCTTCCTGGATTGTTGGCTTTCTTGATGGTATAATTGTCATTGCAGTTGCACTGTCCTTCCCATATTGTGGTGCCCGAGAGATACCCCACTTTTTCTGTGATGTCCCTGCCCTTCTCACTCTCTCATGCACTAATACATTGCTATTTGAAAGGTTAATGTTTATTTGCCATGTAATTATACTTCTCTTTCTTGTAGCAGTAATCATTGTTTCCTATGTTCATGTTATTGTGGCCGTCATTCACATGGGGTCTGGGGAGGGCCCCCAAAAAGGTTTTGCCACCTGTTCTTCCCACCTCATGGTGGTAGGAATGTACTATGGAGCAACCATGTTTATATACATGTGGTCTGTTTCTGATCATTTCCCCACCCAGGACAAGATGGTGTCAGCCTTCTATACCATTCTTACTCCCATGCTGAATCTCCTCATCTACAGCTTCACAACAAGGAAGTGGCCAGAGCATTCATGA